In Vicia villosa cultivar HV-30 ecotype Madison, WI linkage group LG7, Vvil1.0, whole genome shotgun sequence, the DNA window TTTATAACTTCAGAGTAAGATTCTTCTAATAGTCCTATCTCTCTTATACATTCATCAATGACATCCACCAGATAACATGTATCTTCTATAGCCGGGGCTTGAAGGAATTGTGTTAGAATAAACTCGACCTTCTCCTCACCTACTTCGAATGTCAACTTGCCTTTCTATACGTCTATAATGGCTCCAGCAGTAGCTAGAAAAGGTCTTCCTAAAATTATAGGAgtattgatgtcttccttaatgTCCATAATTATGAAATCCGTATGGATATAGAATTGTCCGATGCGGACGGGTACATTTTCAAGAACACCTACATGATACTTGACAGATCGGTCTACAAGTTGTACTGACATCTTGGTTGGTCTTAGATCTCCCATGTTTAGTTTCTcgcaaatggacaaaggcattaggcTAATACTAGCTCCTAAGTCACATAAAGCTTTGTCTATGACAAATTTTCCTATATTGCAAGGTATGGAGAAACTTCCTGGGTCTTTCAGCTTAGGtggcattttattttgaattatggcACTACATTCAGCAAGGAGTGTTATAGTCTCGTTGtcttctaatttcttcttattcgataggatttcttttaggaacTTAGCATATGAGGGCATTTGGGTAATGGCTTCTGTAAacggaattgtgatgttcaactaTTTAAGAAGTTCAACAAATTTCTTAAATTGCCCTATGTTTTTAGATTTCTCGAGTCTTTGAGGGTACGGGATAGGTGGTTTATAAGGTGGTAGAGGTATGTATGGCGCTTCTTTCTCCTCCGTCTCGCCTTCTTTGTCCTCTTGCTCTTTCGAATCACTTGGTTTATCCTTGGGTATACTTTCCTCCTCAGTTGTCTTCCTAGGACTTTGGAACGTAGCAGGGTTTTTAAGCCTAGGATCAGTCGGTTCATCCATCTCTCTACCACTTTCCAGAATAATAGCATGAGCATGCCCTTTTGGGTTTGGTTGTGGCTGTCCTGGAAATGTCCCAGCAGGCGCGGCAGTAGGTTCTTGTTGCTGTGCCACTTGAGAGATTTGTGTCTCGAGCATCTTGTTGTGAGTGGCCAACGCGTCTACTTTAGTCGCTAACTGTTTGATTTTCTCATTAGTGTGCATGTTCTGGTTTATGAAATCTTTATTAGTCTGAGTTTGAGTGGCTATGAAATTTTCCATCATTATTTCTAAGTTAGACTTCCTAGGGACGTTAGGAGCAGCGAATAGTGCCTTTTGATATCCAGGTGGTACACTGGGTGCTTGACCAGGTGCGTACAAAGCATTATTGTTCTTGTACCAGAAATTAGGGTGATTCTTCCATCCTGGGTTATACGtgtttgtagatgttttgattggctgcattttatggtaaaacattcatgtgtattctgttgtcttgactaaggtcatgacatgtggtgtgtagtgttaaaggttatacaggttctggttgtgtaagctaatacatgctgtgagttggatgtcatgctcgacgtcatgacatcagtatttgacagcagtagctgctacattttctattctatttctattatgtttccttatttatctcagtctttattttgggaaactaaagattgtgctgattgtacatcagtaatagaacaaatcatgggctggctttttggcaccctgatatgtgagaagcagagaattgaagtgaagaatactgtttgctgtgatttatgcagaacaggtacaacatcaagatgttacaaggaatgtcatgacttcaaccatgacatcgcgcctgcagaactgaggaaggaagattcagtttggttttaaaagatacagaatattctatgtgaatattatgtaatcctatgtggcgcagatttaaaggtcaaggaatcaagtcagaatattgtgtaatcaaatctgaagattgaagattcagcagttactaatttaggagataaattaggtaacttatgattaaaaggccttgtttgtagcagaagaaatctgctgatttataacagcaaggagtgctgcgattttaagcccaaatCCATgctaggatcaggttatatataggaatctttgtagccttgtaaacctaacgatcataatgtagtcattagggttagctgtgtaagtgaaccacccaggttgtgggatggtcactgatttgtgcctcgaagcctgtaggtaagaggtttattatattcactcagaagctgtgaagcaatgagtgaagattgtattcttggaactactccattatgtatatttaaat includes these proteins:
- the LOC131618743 gene encoding uncharacterized protein LOC131618743; this encodes MPSYAKFLKEILSNKKKLEDNETITLLAECSAIIQNKMPPKLKDPGSFSIPCNIGKFVIDKALCDLGASISLMPLSICEKLNMGDLRPTKMSVQLVDRSVKYHVGVLENVPVRIGQFYIHTDFIIMDIKEDINTPIILGRPFLATAGAIIDV